CTATACGCTGCAAGTTGGGGTGCCAGCGACTGCCGATGGCGGTGATACGCTAGTCGAAGTGCGGGCTATTGCCCGCAATGGCGGCCAGACTCCGCCTGCCCCCGACAGCGCGGCCAGCGCCACCGCCACTGTGACCGTGAGGACAATCCGCAATCTGAGCTTCGCGCCTACGCCACTCAACGCCAATGCCGATCCGGGGGCAACTGTCACCTTTACCCATACCTTGACCAACACCGGCAACGCACCCGACCGGTTTACGCTCAGCCTCAGCGGGCTGCCAAGCGGGTGGACGGGAACGGTCGATCCGGTCACGACGCCAATACTGGCCCGCAATACCAGCATTCCTGTCACCGTGCAGATCACTGTCCCCACCGGTATTGCCGCCGGCACAACGGCGACGGCTACCATTCGCGCCACTTCGCAAGGCAATCCGGCGGTGAATGCCGAGGTAGTGGACAGCGTTACGGTAAACAGCACTGATGGGGCGGAACTCTCGGCGGGCACGACCGCCAATGGCGTTCCGGGAGGCACGGTCGTCTTTACGCATACTTTACGCAACAGCGGCTCATCAACCATTGCG
This is a stretch of genomic DNA from Chloroflexaceae bacterium. It encodes these proteins:
- a CDS encoding NEW3 domain-containing protein, with the translated sequence VRNGGNAPAPFDFEQTLPSGWSLLSASTTCPSPVPANGSTCTYTLQVGVPATADGGDTLVEVRAIARNGGQTPPAPDSAASATATVTVRTIRNLSFAPTPLNANADPGATVTFTHTLTNTGNAPDRFTLSLSGLPSGWTGTVDPVTTPILARNTSIPVTVQITVPTGIAAGTTATATIRATSQGNPAVNAEVVDSVTVNSTDGAELSAGTTANGVPGGTVVFTHTLRNSGSSTIA